A single region of the Thermotoga profunda AZM34c06 genome encodes:
- the panD gene encoding aspartate 1-decarboxylase, with protein sequence MMRFMLKSKLHMATVTDKNMAYEGSIEIDEELMKAVDLKENEKVLVADVNNGERFETYVIKGKPNSGVIALNGAAARLVEKGDKVIIMSFGLFADGEYKGPKVAILDEKNHIAQMKKESSCC encoded by the coding sequence ATGATGAGATTTATGCTCAAATCGAAACTTCATATGGCTACCGTAACAGATAAAAACATGGCATATGAAGGAAGTATTGAAATAGATGAAGAACTTATGAAAGCCGTTGATTTGAAGGAAAATGAGAAGGTACTCGTGGCAGATGTGAACAACGGAGAAAGATTTGAGACTTATGTGATAAAGGGAAAACCAAACAGTGGAGTTATTGCGTTGAATGGTGCTGCAGCGCGCCTTGTGGAAAAAGGGGATAAAGTCATAATAATGAGCTTTGGGCTTTTTGCTGACGGTGAATACAAAGGACCAAAGGTAGCAATACTGGACGAAAAAAATCACATCGCTCAAATGAAAAAAGAATCAAGCTGTTGTTGA
- the acpP gene encoding acyl carrier protein, translating to MNKDELMERIKELVAEKLGADIDEVTEEADLIDDLDADSLDLVDIVMAFEDEFGVSIPDEKLEKIRTVRDIFKILYASLESQEEKEEKEEEIDEE from the coding sequence ATGAACAAGGATGAATTGATGGAGAGGATCAAAGAATTGGTTGCTGAAAAACTGGGTGCTGATATCGATGAAGTTACCGAAGAAGCCGATTTGATCGATGATTTGGATGCAGATTCCTTAGATCTTGTTGACATTGTAATGGCCTTCGAAGATGAATTTGGAGTCTCGATACCAGATGAAAAGTTAGAGAAAATAAGAACTGTTAGAGATATCTTCAAGATTCTGTATGCAAGTCTTGAATCTCAAGAAGAGAAAGAGGAAAAGGAAGAAGAAATCGATGAAGAGTAA
- a CDS encoding type I phosphomannose isomerase catalytic subunit, which produces MILKSIPKVREMIWGSFKLNDLFCPDYPNPVGEIWLLSDHPMIPTKLQALSGENFDLSSILDLFDLALPRFPILIKLIASEQWLSVQVHPDDELAQRIENEPWGKTECWFFLEDSTIALPGPDMDLANSILSNSFSDDMKIFHPRAGDLVYIPAGVLHAIGPGSLLIEVQQSSDLTYRVYDWGRDRELHIQKALKAFKKTSPNELIFKSVDHFDCGYFEIYVCHDSTYVFSNSIIVMLTEGSIDEMKTNRYETYLLLGNQIAHLKGKALVIKIGQNWQYLQTKKSLV; this is translated from the coding sequence TTGATACTCAAGTCAATCCCCAAAGTTAGAGAAATGATATGGGGGAGTTTCAAACTCAATGACCTTTTCTGTCCTGATTATCCAAACCCTGTAGGTGAAATATGGCTACTATCGGATCACCCAATGATACCGACTAAGTTGCAAGCGCTTTCCGGTGAGAATTTCGATTTGAGTTCCATCTTAGACTTGTTTGATTTGGCTCTTCCAAGGTTTCCGATTCTGATAAAACTCATTGCCTCCGAACAGTGGCTTTCTGTACAGGTTCACCCAGATGATGAATTGGCTCAGAGAATTGAAAACGAACCTTGGGGAAAGACAGAATGCTGGTTTTTTCTCGAAGATAGTACAATAGCCTTGCCAGGTCCAGATATGGATTTAGCAAATAGTATCTTATCCAATTCTTTTTCAGACGATATGAAGATATTTCACCCTCGAGCGGGTGATCTTGTTTATATTCCAGCTGGAGTCTTGCATGCCATAGGTCCAGGATCACTCTTGATAGAAGTACAACAGTCATCTGATCTCACATACAGAGTCTATGATTGGGGAAGAGATCGGGAATTACATATTCAAAAAGCCTTGAAGGCATTCAAGAAAACCTCTCCAAATGAGTTGATTTTCAAATCCGTTGATCATTTTGATTGTGGATATTTTGAAATCTACGTATGTCATGACAGTACTTACGTGTTTTCTAATTCGATCATCGTGATGTTGACAGAAGGATCAATAGATGAAATGAAAACAAATCGCTATGAAACTTATTTATTGCTGGGCAATCAAATCGCTCATTTAAAAGGAAAGGCATTGGTAATAAAGATTGGTCAAAATTGGCAGTATTTACAAACAAAAAAGTCGCTGGTTTAA
- a CDS encoding DUF342 domain-containing protein — protein MRAQLKVSSNGLEAYVNVSPEENEEVSKDQIISYLQANGIVYGILVEAIEGLVNKKTFGVPVLVALGKEPIDGQDGQILMIQPEKRESSEQTKDKIDLRELPSRTRQIVKAGQEIAEIIQPTPGTEGRNVFGRSLNPKPGKPAQLKLGKNVKLSEDGSKVIATVDGILVARTDGSIEVNEVLVIKGDVDYATGNIDFPGEVQISGDVKPGFSVKAKGNITVNGVIEAATVISFEGSVSALGIKGREKGIVKAKEDIIARFLENAIIEAGKSVVVNGPITNSQIRAGIEVKATGNKGIIAGGSIVAGFTVEAEEIGSPLGIKTLIEIGFDPQIRDEIKIIRGKLELDRENLSKLVNIYRTMKAMMEKNQGQLPPDKMEVYRKVGQTMINLRNTIEMSEKQLQKLESQIKEKFSHAKVIARKILHPGVEVIIFEKKFYSDKSIEKAVILIENQEIRLGGYSVDTQVNPQS, from the coding sequence GTGAGAGCACAATTGAAGGTTTCGAGTAACGGACTTGAAGCTTATGTAAATGTTTCACCAGAGGAAAACGAAGAAGTATCAAAAGATCAAATAATTTCGTATCTTCAAGCCAATGGAATAGTGTATGGTATTCTTGTGGAAGCAATTGAAGGTTTGGTAAACAAAAAAACCTTTGGTGTCCCAGTTCTCGTTGCTCTTGGGAAGGAACCAATCGATGGTCAAGATGGGCAAATCCTCATGATTCAACCTGAGAAACGCGAATCATCGGAACAGACAAAGGACAAGATCGATTTGAGAGAACTTCCAAGTCGAACAAGACAAATAGTCAAAGCAGGTCAAGAGATCGCAGAGATCATACAGCCAACTCCTGGTACAGAAGGTCGAAATGTCTTTGGAAGATCTCTAAACCCCAAACCTGGTAAACCCGCCCAACTCAAACTCGGAAAAAATGTGAAACTTTCTGAAGATGGCAGTAAAGTGATTGCAACTGTAGATGGTATATTGGTCGCCAGAACAGATGGATCTATAGAGGTAAATGAAGTGTTAGTGATAAAGGGGGATGTTGATTACGCAACTGGAAACATTGACTTTCCTGGAGAAGTACAGATCTCTGGAGACGTCAAACCTGGTTTTTCCGTCAAAGCAAAAGGTAATATCACGGTCAATGGTGTTATAGAGGCTGCGACCGTTATCTCCTTTGAAGGATCTGTCAGCGCACTGGGAATAAAGGGTAGAGAAAAAGGTATTGTCAAAGCAAAAGAAGATATCATTGCCAGATTTCTGGAGAATGCAATCATAGAAGCTGGAAAAAGTGTTGTCGTGAACGGTCCTATAACTAATTCACAAATTCGTGCCGGTATAGAAGTAAAAGCCACAGGCAACAAGGGAATAATAGCGGGGGGCTCTATTGTAGCAGGCTTTACCGTCGAAGCAGAAGAAATAGGTTCGCCATTAGGTATTAAGACATTAATAGAAATAGGCTTTGATCCACAGATCAGAGATGAAATCAAGATAATACGAGGTAAACTGGAACTCGATAGAGAGAACTTATCAAAACTGGTAAATATTTACAGAACAATGAAGGCGATGATGGAGAAAAATCAAGGTCAGCTTCCACCTGACAAAATGGAGGTTTACAGAAAAGTCGGTCAGACCATGATAAATCTCAGAAACACTATTGAAATGAGTGAAAAACAGTTGCAGAAATTAGAATCACAGATAAAGGAAAAATTCAGCCACGCCAAGGTCATTGCCAGGAAGATCTTACATCCTGGTGTTGAAGTAATAATCTTTGAGAAAAAATTCTATTCAGATAAGAGTATCGAAAAAGCCGTTATTTTGATAGAAAATCAAGAGATTAGACTTGGAGGTTATTCTGTTGATACTCAAGTCAATCCCCAAAGTTAG
- the trmFO gene encoding methylenetetrahydrofolate--tRNA-(uracil(54)-C(5))-methyltransferase (FADH(2)-oxidizing) TrmFO has protein sequence MRVHVVGGGLAGSEIAYQLVKFGIETTIHEMRPIKMTPVHKTGLLAELVCSNSLKSDDIKNASGLLKREMELFDSLIMKAAYASRVPAGKALAVDREKFSKFITDTINELGVQIINEEVIQIPEDTKEIWVIATGPVTSNYLCEWLEKIIGENLYFFDAVAPVITADSIDYSIAFFADRYGVGTKDHLNCPMNMSQYEKFYEALINAEVIPMEDFDKGLLFERCMPIEEIAKSGKMSLLFGPLRPVGLIDPRTGRQPYAVVQLRKDNVEGTLYNIVGFQTRLKWNEQKRIIRLIPGLENAEIVRYGVMHRNIYINSKKVLDPYMRLKTNNRIFFAGQITGVEGYLESAASGLYVALNIYRMINNLNPVLLPKTTMMGALLDYISGGSERNLQPMYANYGLLGGYRQPREQIAQKALEDMKQFLKKVGLIKGDTGESTIEGFE, from the coding sequence CTGAGAGTACATGTCGTTGGCGGAGGTTTAGCCGGATCAGAAATAGCGTACCAATTGGTTAAATTTGGGATCGAAACCACAATTCATGAAATGAGACCCATCAAGATGACACCCGTCCATAAAACTGGATTGTTAGCCGAACTTGTGTGTAGCAATTCTTTGAAATCAGATGATATTAAAAACGCGTCGGGTTTACTCAAAAGGGAAATGGAATTATTTGATTCATTAATAATGAAAGCAGCTTATGCTTCTCGTGTGCCTGCTGGGAAAGCCCTTGCAGTCGACCGAGAGAAGTTTTCAAAGTTCATCACAGATACCATCAATGAACTTGGTGTACAAATCATCAACGAAGAAGTAATACAAATTCCAGAAGATACAAAGGAGATCTGGGTAATAGCTACAGGTCCAGTTACGAGCAATTATTTGTGTGAATGGCTTGAGAAAATAATAGGAGAGAATCTTTACTTTTTCGATGCAGTAGCACCGGTGATAACAGCAGATAGTATTGATTATTCAATAGCCTTCTTTGCGGATCGCTATGGTGTTGGAACAAAAGATCATTTGAATTGTCCCATGAATATGTCACAGTATGAAAAATTCTATGAAGCCCTAATCAATGCAGAAGTCATACCAATGGAAGACTTTGACAAAGGTTTATTGTTCGAACGTTGTATGCCCATAGAAGAAATTGCCAAAAGTGGAAAAATGTCCCTACTCTTTGGACCACTGAGACCTGTGGGGTTAATCGATCCTCGAACTGGAAGACAACCTTATGCGGTTGTTCAATTACGTAAGGATAATGTAGAAGGAACGTTGTACAATATAGTAGGTTTTCAAACACGATTGAAGTGGAACGAACAAAAGCGAATTATCAGATTAATACCAGGACTTGAAAATGCAGAAATCGTTCGATATGGTGTCATGCATAGAAATATTTACATCAATTCCAAGAAAGTTTTAGACCCTTATATGAGATTGAAAACGAATAATAGAATTTTTTTCGCAGGACAGATAACAGGAGTAGAAGGTTATTTAGAGTCAGCTGCAAGTGGATTGTACGTGGCTTTGAATATTTATAGAATGATTAATAATTTAAATCCAGTGCTTTTACCAAAAACTACAATGATGGGGGCTTTGCTCGATTATATTAGTGGAGGTAGTGAAAGAAACCTACAACCGATGTATGCTAATTATGGATTACTGGGTGGCTACAGGCAACCCCGAGAACAGATAGCGCAAAAGGCACTCGAGGACATGAAGCAATTCCTGAAAAAAGTGGGGTTAATAAAGGGGGATACTGGTGAGAGCACAATTGAAGGTTTCGAGTAA
- a CDS encoding ATP-binding protein, whose protein sequence is MKEIVTVSFSSKSINTRLARAVIRSFLLYRNISEEEIWDTELGANEALTNIIRHTYKGDENKYITMTLIWDESEKQLQILLRDFGEHVDPDVIKPKMPSPDKEGGFGLYIISRIFNDVQLVNLQNGNLLKLTKVFTSLAGDLR, encoded by the coding sequence ATGAAAGAGATTGTTACTGTGTCCTTCAGCTCAAAATCGATCAACACCAGACTTGCTCGAGCAGTCATAAGATCATTCCTACTGTATAGAAATATCAGTGAAGAAGAAATCTGGGATACTGAACTTGGAGCTAACGAGGCTTTGACCAACATAATCAGACACACATACAAAGGTGACGAGAATAAATACATAACAATGACACTCATCTGGGATGAGAGTGAAAAACAACTTCAGATTTTGTTGAGGGATTTTGGTGAACACGTTGATCCAGATGTGATAAAACCAAAGATGCCTTCTCCTGACAAAGAAGGAGGATTTGGCCTATATATAATCAGTAGAATTTTCAATGATGTCCAGTTGGTAAATCTTCAGAATGGAAATCTTCTCAAACTCACCAAGGTTTTCACATCTTTGGCGGGTGATTTACGCTGA
- a CDS encoding DUF4940 domain-containing protein, producing the protein MKMYIATKERLIKDDFGLKDVLSKYVNLVMESKIPVALNINGEAFLLNYVETLIGPTVVGFINQEISLELIKVYLDNMLLKMHSFPQFMIELSKLIDNWKGKMVVGLLSAEKDEIRFNYRSQLSKMASQVINLGEKDLYVFPMEYISVHENVKLAMSCSCFDVLEAIRQAFIVDRYANFRGLCTYKDLYDTEISVSLDEKDVDNIYARLTSQDLKEFGEKTTLSLQEAYGIEKSLEEKYWLFFNMGIECYLYTVGLKNWQGKVQR; encoded by the coding sequence ATGAAAATGTACATAGCAACAAAAGAGAGACTGATCAAGGATGATTTCGGATTAAAAGACGTTTTATCAAAATATGTAAACCTTGTCATGGAATCAAAAATACCAGTTGCACTGAATATCAATGGTGAAGCTTTTTTATTGAATTATGTTGAGACACTCATAGGACCAACCGTTGTTGGTTTCATAAATCAAGAAATATCCTTGGAATTGATCAAAGTATACCTTGATAACATGTTACTTAAAATGCACTCTTTTCCACAATTCATGATTGAACTCAGTAAACTGATTGACAACTGGAAAGGCAAGATGGTGGTCGGTCTTCTTTCTGCGGAAAAAGATGAGATCAGATTTAATTACAGATCGCAATTGAGCAAGATGGCATCTCAAGTTATCAACTTAGGTGAGAAAGACCTGTATGTTTTCCCGATGGAGTATATCTCTGTTCACGAAAATGTCAAACTGGCAATGTCGTGTAGTTGCTTTGATGTTCTTGAAGCGATAAGGCAGGCTTTTATCGTTGATAGATATGCCAATTTTCGTGGCCTATGCACTTACAAAGACTTATATGACACAGAGATCTCTGTAAGTCTTGACGAAAAAGATGTCGATAACATCTATGCAAGACTCACATCACAAGATCTGAAAGAATTCGGTGAAAAAACCACACTCTCATTACAAGAAGCCTATGGAATTGAAAAATCACTTGAGGAAAAATATTGGCTTTTTTTTAATATGGGAATCGAATGCTATTTATACACAGTTGGATTGAAAAATTGGCAAGGGAAGGTGCAGAGATGA
- a CDS encoding epoxyqueuosine reductase QueH: MQILLHVCCAPDATTAVERLHEEGYEPILFFFNPNIQPEEEYEKRLEATVKLANLWNLNLIVEKQDKILWEQQIKGLEDLPEGSFRCVKCIEYRLRSTAEYAKKNGFHIFSTTLTTSPKKNSKLILQIGETIAEELKIEYLHKDFKKKNGFLRSIELSKKLGLYRQNYCGCIYSLRKTSNGG, translated from the coding sequence ATGCAAATACTTCTTCATGTCTGTTGTGCACCAGATGCAACAACTGCAGTCGAAAGATTGCATGAAGAAGGGTACGAACCTATTTTGTTTTTCTTTAATCCAAATATACAGCCTGAAGAGGAATATGAAAAACGTCTGGAAGCAACCGTGAAACTGGCAAATCTCTGGAACTTGAATTTGATAGTTGAAAAACAAGACAAAATCTTGTGGGAACAACAAATAAAGGGGCTTGAAGATCTTCCAGAAGGTTCATTTAGATGTGTCAAATGTATTGAATATCGTTTGAGATCAACGGCAGAATATGCGAAGAAAAATGGTTTTCATATCTTTTCCACTACGTTGACAACGAGTCCCAAGAAGAATTCAAAGTTGATTCTTCAGATTGGGGAAACTATCGCTGAAGAACTAAAAATAGAGTATCTCCATAAAGATTTCAAGAAAAAGAACGGTTTTCTCAGGAGCATTGAATTGAGCAAAAAACTCGGTCTGTATAGACAAAATTATTGTGGATGTATCTATTCATTGAGAAAAACTTCGAACGGAGGATAA
- the dtd gene encoding D-aminoacyl-tRNA deacylase — MRAVVQRVHHAKVIVDEKIVGSIERGLLVFLGVGRNDTQNDVEWICDKVLNLRIFEDQEGKMNLNVLQIGGGVLVVSQFTLYGDCRRGRRPSFSDAAPPDLGQRLYRSFVESVKNKIKNVAEGVFGAHMDIEAFNDGPVTLLLDSEKRF; from the coding sequence CTGAGAGCCGTTGTACAAAGAGTTCATCATGCCAAAGTCATTGTCGACGAAAAGATCGTTGGTTCTATCGAGAGAGGCTTACTCGTATTCCTTGGTGTGGGAAGGAATGACACACAAAACGATGTTGAATGGATTTGCGATAAAGTTCTTAATTTGAGAATTTTTGAGGATCAAGAAGGGAAAATGAATCTAAATGTTTTGCAAATAGGTGGAGGTGTGCTTGTTGTTTCTCAATTCACACTTTATGGTGACTGTCGGCGTGGAAGAAGACCATCTTTCAGCGATGCCGCTCCACCTGATCTTGGTCAAAGACTTTATCGCTCATTTGTAGAATCTGTGAAAAACAAAATCAAAAATGTCGCCGAAGGAGTTTTTGGTGCGCATATGGATATCGAGGCTTTTAATGACGGACCGGTCACTCTACTTTTGGATAGTGAGAAGAGATTCTGA
- a CDS encoding RelA/SpoT family protein: protein MTDSVEIAKQILSLKGKSSEEDIKLLAKAYNMARYAHENFYRDSGDPFIVHPVEVCKILAQMNVDVQTLAAALLHDAVEDSEGKVRIEDVEKEFGNQIARIVDGVTKVSKLNAPVGTSDSKLKLETIQKMLFAMAEDIRVIFVKLADRLHNMRTIEFVKDEQKKIYKAKETLEIYAPIAHKMGIYSIKWELEDLSFKVLNRSEYNRIKALVAEKKKEREQRIKEYVEILQKALFENEIEAQVEGRFKHYYGIWQKLKEKGKNFNEIYDLFGIRAIVNDIPTCYNVLGIVHSIWKPLPGRIKDYIAAPKSNGYRSLHTTVITSYGEPLEIQIRDREMHAEAEYGLIAHWIYKDGINVKAMQKWVNQLLEWRKELTKDLSGLEEFKKELQMDEVFVFTPKGEVKHLPVGATPIDFAYSIHTDIGHKFSGAKVNGKLVPINYQLRNGDLVEILVGKIARPSLDWLKYAKSPRTKAKIRKYFREQLQTELIDRGIDVLRRISKQLSKSIEEIMESNVIQKYLQSQGISEDEFYSRVAEGTITYGELINLLNPLVDKSITKSEEKKQKPSSPSSVIEVAGLKNIEIHMAKCCGPVPGDEIIGVIGKRGLTIHSINCPNVKHVEADRIFEARWNGDPQSKYETTLRVTIRDKADIGKLVQLLENKGITVLKVLFASSKRTYSIVLLSLVVSNLKQLDEAKKSLESVENIISVERGRPS, encoded by the coding sequence ATGACAGATTCAGTTGAGATTGCCAAGCAGATATTGTCCTTAAAAGGCAAATCTTCTGAAGAAGATATAAAATTACTGGCGAAAGCCTACAATATGGCTCGATATGCACATGAGAATTTTTATCGCGACTCAGGTGATCCCTTCATTGTCCATCCAGTGGAAGTCTGTAAAATCCTTGCTCAAATGAATGTCGATGTTCAAACACTTGCTGCAGCGTTACTACACGACGCAGTAGAAGACAGTGAAGGAAAGGTCAGGATAGAAGATGTCGAAAAAGAATTTGGAAATCAGATAGCTCGCATAGTCGACGGAGTAACAAAGGTGAGCAAATTGAATGCACCCGTGGGTACAAGCGATTCGAAATTGAAGTTGGAAACAATTCAAAAGATGCTGTTTGCCATGGCAGAAGACATCAGAGTTATTTTCGTGAAACTCGCTGATAGATTGCACAACATGAGAACAATAGAATTTGTGAAAGACGAGCAAAAAAAGATATACAAAGCCAAGGAAACCTTGGAGATATATGCCCCAATTGCTCACAAAATGGGAATCTACTCGATTAAGTGGGAATTAGAAGATCTATCTTTTAAAGTTTTAAATAGAAGTGAATACAACAGGATAAAAGCCCTTGTGGCTGAAAAAAAGAAAGAAAGAGAACAGAGAATAAAAGAGTACGTCGAGATCCTACAGAAAGCCCTTTTTGAAAACGAAATAGAGGCACAAGTTGAAGGACGTTTCAAACACTACTATGGTATATGGCAAAAGCTCAAAGAAAAAGGTAAGAATTTCAATGAAATATATGACTTATTTGGGATTCGCGCCATTGTGAATGATATTCCGACTTGTTATAACGTCCTTGGAATTGTCCATAGCATCTGGAAGCCTTTACCGGGTAGGATAAAAGACTACATCGCAGCTCCAAAATCAAATGGCTACAGATCCTTGCACACTACAGTTATCACAAGCTATGGGGAACCACTCGAAATCCAGATAAGAGATAGAGAAATGCATGCCGAGGCGGAATACGGTTTGATTGCTCATTGGATCTATAAAGATGGAATCAATGTGAAAGCTATGCAAAAATGGGTTAACCAGCTCCTTGAATGGCGAAAAGAGCTCACAAAGGACTTGTCTGGACTTGAAGAATTTAAGAAAGAACTTCAAATGGACGAGGTATTCGTATTCACACCAAAAGGAGAGGTAAAACACCTCCCAGTCGGAGCCACACCCATAGACTTTGCTTATTCCATTCATACGGATATCGGTCATAAATTTTCAGGTGCCAAGGTTAACGGCAAGTTGGTACCGATCAATTATCAATTGAGAAATGGAGATCTGGTTGAAATATTGGTTGGAAAAATCGCAAGACCAAGTCTTGATTGGTTAAAGTATGCTAAATCTCCACGCACAAAGGCAAAGATCAGAAAATACTTCCGAGAGCAATTGCAGACCGAACTCATAGACAGAGGAATAGACGTTCTCAGACGAATCAGTAAACAACTATCCAAATCCATAGAAGAAATCATGGAATCAAATGTGATCCAGAAATATCTTCAGAGCCAAGGTATATCGGAAGATGAATTCTATAGTCGTGTTGCAGAAGGTACAATCACATACGGGGAATTGATTAATCTACTCAATCCACTGGTTGACAAAAGCATTACAAAATCAGAAGAGAAAAAACAAAAGCCAAGTAGTCCATCTTCTGTAATAGAAGTAGCAGGACTCAAGAATATAGAAATACACATGGCAAAATGTTGCGGTCCCGTTCCCGGCGATGAGATAATAGGTGTGATAGGTAAGCGAGGATTGACGATTCACAGTATCAACTGTCCAAATGTGAAACACGTTGAAGCCGATAGGATATTTGAAGCACGATGGAATGGTGATCCACAAAGTAAGTATGAAACAACTCTGAGAGTTACTATTAGAGATAAAGCCGATATAGGTAAACTTGTGCAGTTACTTGAGAATAAAGGTATAACGGTACTGAAGGTACTTTTTGCGAGTAGTAAGCGAACTTATTCCATAGTGTTACTGAGTCTCGTTGTCAGTAATTTGAAACAACTCGATGAAGCAAAGAAGTCTCTGGAATCCGTTGAAAATATCATATCCGTTGAAAGGGGGAGACCAAGCTGA